Proteins from one Microtus pennsylvanicus isolate mMicPen1 chromosome 7, mMicPen1.hap1, whole genome shotgun sequence genomic window:
- the Il17f gene encoding interleukin-17F, whose amino-acid sequence MQRTRETAVVKSLLLLILGLAILREVTAHQKKPIARALVPQKAGNCPPLEDKSVRVDLRIFNQNQGVSVSHDFQNRSSSPWDYNITRDPHRFPSEIAEAQCRYSGCINAQGQEDSSMNSVAIHQEILVLRREPQGCPNSFRLEKMRVKVGCTCVTPIVRRAA is encoded by the exons GTCAAGTCCCTGCTGCTATTGATATTGGGGCTTGCCATCCTGAGGGAGGTAACAGCTCATCAGAAGAAGCCCATAGCACGGGCTCTTGTCCCCCAGAAGGCTGGGAACTGCCCTCCTCTGGAGGATAAGAGTGTGAGAGTTGACCTCCGCATCTTCAATCAAAACCAGGGTGTTTCTGTCTCGCATGACTTCCAGAACCGCTCCAGCTCCCCGTGGGATTACAA caTCACCCGAGACCCCCACCGGTTCCCCTCGGAGATTGCTGAGGCCCAGTGCAGATATTCAGGCTGCATCAATGCGCAGGGGCAGGAAGACAGCTCCATGAACTCCGTCGCCATCCATCAAGAGATCCTGGTCCTCCGGAGGGAGCCCCAGGGCTGTCCTAATTCCTTCCGGCTGGAGAAGATGCGGGTGAAGGTCGGCTGCACCTGCGTCACGCCCATCGTCCGCCGCGCAGCCTGA